From the Acidovorax sp. NCPPB 3576 genome, the window CCTGGCGCAATGCAACGGCCAGCGTGTGCTGCTGCAAGACCCATCCGCCGGCACCGGCGGCAACCGCCCCACCATCGAATCCCTGGAAGACTTCGCCGCGCAGTGGACCGGCGAGCTGCTGCTCATCACCAGCCGCGCCAGCCTGGCGGGCGAGCTGGCCAAGTTCGACTTCTCGTGGTTCATCCCCAGCCTCGTCAAGCACCGCAAGCTGCTGGGCGAGGTGCTGCTGATCTCTTTCATGCTGCAGCTCTTCGCGCTGATCAGCCCCCTGTTCTTTCAGGTGGTGATGGACAAGGTGCTGGTGCACCATGGCGTGACCACGCTGGACGTGCTGGTCATCGGACTGGTCGTGGTGGTGGTGTTCGAGAGCCTGCTGAACGGCCTGCGCGGCTACGTCTTCAGCCACACCACCAACCGCATCGACGTGGAACTGGGAGCGCGGCTGTTTCGCCACCTCATGCAGCTGCCGCTGTCGTACTTCCAGGCGCGCCGCGTGGGCGATTCGGTGGCCCGCGTGCGGGAACTGGAGAACATCCGCAGCTTCCTGACCGGCAACGCCCTCACCGTGGTGCTGGACGTGCTGTTTTCCGTCATCTTCATCGCCGTGATGCTGTTCTACAGCGTGCCGCTCACGTTGATCGTGCTGGTCAGCCTGCCGCTGTACTTCGGGTTGAGCCTGGCCATCGTGCCCGTGCTGCGTCGGCGGCTCGACCACAAGTTTGCCCGCGGTGCCGAGAACCAGGCCATGCTGGTGGAAACCGTCACCGGCATCCAGACCGTCAAGGCCAGCGCGCTGGAGCCTTCGTTCGCCCGCCGCTGGGACAACCAGCTGGCCGCCTACGTCAGCGCCAGCTTCAAGACGCAGAACATTGCCGCCTGGGCACACGAGGGCGTCAACCTGATCGGCAAGCTGGTGAATGCCGCCACGCTCTGGTACGGCGCCCATCTGGTCATGGACAACCAGCTCACCGTGGGCCAGTTCGTCGCCTTCAACATGTTCGCGCAGCGCGTGGCCCAGCCCATCATGCGCATGGCCCAGCTGTGGACCGACTTCCAGCAGACCGGCATCTCCATGGCGCGCCTGGGCGACATCCTCAACACCCGCACCGAAGTGCCGCCCTCCAGCGCCGCGCAGTTGCCCCCCATCCAGGGCCGCATCACCCTGGACGGCGTGCACTTTCGCTACCGGCCCGAGGCCGCGCCCGTGCTGGGCGGTGTGAGCCTGGACGTGCGGCCTGGGGAGGTCATCGGCATCGTGGGCCGTTCGGGCTCGGGCAAGAGCACCCTTACAAAATTAGTGCAGCGCCTGTACGTGCCGGAGCAGGGCCGCATCCTGGTCGATGGCATCGACATCAGCCTCATCGATGCCGCCCAACTGCGCCGCCAGGTGGGCGTGGTGCTGCAAGAGAACCTGCTGTTCAACCGCAGCGTGCGCGAGAACATCGCCATCGCCGACCCCGCCGCGCCCATCGAAGCCGTGGTGCACGCCGCCCGCCTGGCCGGCGCGCACGACTTCATCAGCGAACTGCCCGAAGGCTACGACACCCTGGTGGGCGAGCAGGGCGGCAGCCTGTCGGGCGGCCAGCGCCAGCGCGTGGCCATTGCGCGGGCCCTGTTCACCAACCCCCGCATCCTCATCCTGGACGAAGCCACCAGCGCGCTGGACTACGAGAGCGAGGCCATCATCCAGCGCAACATGGCGCACATCTGCAAGGGCCGCACAGTGCTCATCATTGCCCACCGCCTGAGCGCCGTGCGGCATGCGAACCGCATCATCGTCATGGACAAGGGCAAGATCGTCGAGGCCGGGCCGCACGATGCGCTCATCCAGCGGCAGCAGGGCTTGTATGCCCACCTGTGGCGCATGCAGGACGGCAGCAAGGCCGCTCCCGCTGCCGAAGGGGCGATCGCATGACGGACACCGTGATCCCCAGCGCCGCCGTGCCTTCGGATACCGCTGCGAATGCCCCCGCGAGTGCCACCGTCGCCAAACCCCAAACGCAGCGCCACCCCGTCATCGAACTGCTGGGCCGCTACCGCGCCGTCTTTCGTGCCGCCTGGGCGCACCGGGCCGAACTGGCCGGCCCATCGCGCCTGGCGGACGAGCAGGCCTTTTTGCCCGCCGCTTTGAGCCTGCAGGAAACGCCGGTCCACCCGGCCCCGCGGCGCATCGCCTTCGTGCTGATGGCACTGTTCGTGATCGCGTTGCTGTGGGCCATCTTCGGCAAGATCGACATCGTGGCCGTGGCGCCCGGGCGGGTCATCGTGAGCGACCGCACCAAGCTCGTGCAGCCACTGGAGAACAGCGTCATCCGCCGCATCCTGGTCAAGGACGGCGACCACGTGCAGG encodes:
- a CDS encoding type I secretion system permease/ATPase — its product is MVVANALADASGSTGEVRETGPSIDRRSDTGIAALCLVARLHQVAADPATLGHQMGLQPSEVATMQDLVRAAKHIGLKAKISLTTPDRLALSPLPALAMVRNAAGEVRAIVLAQCNGQRVLLQDPSAGTGGNRPTIESLEDFAAQWTGELLLITSRASLAGELAKFDFSWFIPSLVKHRKLLGEVLLISFMLQLFALISPLFFQVVMDKVLVHHGVTTLDVLVIGLVVVVVFESLLNGLRGYVFSHTTNRIDVELGARLFRHLMQLPLSYFQARRVGDSVARVRELENIRSFLTGNALTVVLDVLFSVIFIAVMLFYSVPLTLIVLVSLPLYFGLSLAIVPVLRRRLDHKFARGAENQAMLVETVTGIQTVKASALEPSFARRWDNQLAAYVSASFKTQNIAAWAHEGVNLIGKLVNAATLWYGAHLVMDNQLTVGQFVAFNMFAQRVAQPIMRMAQLWTDFQQTGISMARLGDILNTRTEVPPSSAAQLPPIQGRITLDGVHFRYRPEAAPVLGGVSLDVRPGEVIGIVGRSGSGKSTLTKLVQRLYVPEQGRILVDGIDISLIDAAQLRRQVGVVLQENLLFNRSVRENIAIADPAAPIEAVVHAARLAGAHDFISELPEGYDTLVGEQGGSLSGGQRQRVAIARALFTNPRILILDEATSALDYESEAIIQRNMAHICKGRTVLIIAHRLSAVRHANRIIVMDKGKIVEAGPHDALIQRQQGLYAHLWRMQDGSKAAPAAEGAIA